The proteins below are encoded in one region of Candidatus Margulisiibacteriota bacterium:
- a CDS encoding PstS family phosphate ABC transporter substrate-binding protein has product MKKSFLHKVLIVSFIFGSCFADSVQIKGSDTLVNLVQKLSEVYMKKHPDANISVSGGGSGTGIAALINGKTDIADASRLMKDKELAKCKSKGMDVRQVVIAVDALSIIVNDSNPITSLSMEQIAAIYKGDVTNWADVGGPNKIITLYGRQPSSGTFDFIREHVLNGEYSDKMNQMNGNAQIVEAVMHDEGGIGYVGVAYATKGGTKPLNGLKILKVSATNGGITYSPLDENMIYSGKYPIVRGLNQYLSGKPKGLVKTFIQFELSDEGQKIVADEGFYPLKGDFLKKNEKLFDTKVKFF; this is encoded by the coding sequence ATGAAAAAAAGTTTTTTACATAAAGTGCTGATTGTCTCTTTTATCTTCGGGAGTTGTTTTGCGGATTCCGTCCAGATAAAAGGCTCTGATACTCTGGTTAATCTGGTACAAAAGTTGTCTGAAGTTTATATGAAGAAACATCCCGACGCGAATATTTCAGTATCTGGCGGTGGTTCAGGTACAGGTATAGCGGCTCTAATTAATGGTAAAACAGATATTGCCGATGCTTCCAGGCTTATGAAAGATAAGGAATTGGCTAAATGCAAAAGTAAAGGTATGGATGTAAGGCAGGTAGTTATTGCTGTCGATGCTTTGTCAATTATTGTAAATGACAGTAATCCTATTACTTCTCTTTCCATGGAGCAGATTGCTGCAATATATAAAGGAGATGTAACTAATTGGGCAGACGTTGGTGGCCCTAATAAAATAATCACTTTGTATGGCAGACAACCCAGTTCAGGGACATTTGATTTTATTCGTGAACATGTTTTAAACGGTGAATACTCGGATAAAATGAACCAGATGAACGGTAATGCCCAGATTGTGGAAGCAGTTATGCACGATGAGGGCGGTATCGGTTACGTAGGCGTAGCCTATGCTACCAAAGGAGGCACCAAACCTCTGAACGGTTTGAAGATTCTTAAGGTATCCGCTACAAATGGGGGCATTACTTATAGTCCGCTGGATGAGAATATGATCTACAGTGGCAAATATCCTATTGTCAGAGGATTGAATCAGTATTTGAGCGGTAAACCCAAAGGACTGGTCAAGACTTTTATTCAATTTGAGTTATCTGACGAAGGCCAGAAGATTGTTGCCGATGAAGGATTCTATCCGTTAAAAGGGGATTTTTTGAAAAAAAATGAAAAATTGTTTGATACAAAAGTAAAATTTTTCTAA
- a CDS encoding LysE family translocator, producing the protein MTLSALFGYLIFAFLTTITPGPNNLVLFNNGKVYGVRASINLMTGVITGFFTLLCVTGYGVGSLITQNIYLAMILKIAGSFWLLYLGYSMMHLNINPDITYKNLGLKEGYLLQFVNPKGWIMAVSGAGAFMPHFGNLHVNVLIFAGIFALVGIPSMLSWVYLGDSISRLIKSKKANKILGWGLFLLMILSVVMIWRE; encoded by the coding sequence ATGACACTCTCAGCTTTATTCGGTTATCTGATATTTGCTTTTTTGACAACCATTACACCCGGACCTAATAATCTTGTGCTGTTTAATAATGGAAAAGTCTATGGCGTAAGGGCTTCTATAAACTTGATGACCGGTGTTATAACGGGTTTTTTCACTTTACTTTGTGTTACTGGATATGGAGTTGGCAGTCTTATTACACAGAATATCTATCTGGCAATGATCTTAAAAATAGCTGGCAGTTTCTGGCTGCTTTATCTGGGCTACAGTATGATGCATCTGAATATAAATCCTGATATTACCTATAAAAATCTTGGATTAAAAGAAGGTTACCTGCTACAGTTTGTTAATCCCAAAGGCTGGATAATGGCCGTAAGTGGAGCCGGTGCTTTTATGCCTCACTTTGGAAATCTGCATGTCAATGTGCTCATTTTTGCGGGGATATTCGCTCTGGTAGGCATCCCCAGCATGTTATCCTGGGTATATCTGGGAGATTCTATTTCCAGGCTCATCAAATCCAAAAAAGCTAATAAAATATTAGGATGGGGGTTGTTCCTGCTAATGATCTTAAGCGTTGTGATGATCTGGCGGGAATGA
- a CDS encoding response regulator, translated as MSKILIVDDEKDIIELLKFNLEKNGYNALVAEDGQSALELVDKQKPDLVLLDWMLPKISGLDVCKQIKNNPSTQQIIVFMVTAKGEEFDKVLALELGADDYICKPFSIREMLARIKAHLRRVSTEVNKIQTKQNVDEKENLLYFEGLSININNHDVVLNNNELHLTKIEFDLLLTMARQPRRVFTRGQLLYQVWGHDFYGDDRVVDVHIRRLRAKLEQLTDREYVQTVRGIGYRFNA; from the coding sequence ATGTCCAAGATCCTGATTGTTGATGATGAAAAAGATATTATAGAACTACTAAAGTTCAACCTGGAGAAGAACGGTTACAATGCTCTGGTAGCGGAAGACGGTCAGTCGGCTCTGGAGCTTGTGGACAAGCAAAAGCCTGATCTGGTGCTGCTGGACTGGATGCTTCCTAAAATAAGCGGTCTCGATGTCTGCAAACAAATAAAAAATAATCCTTCAACACAACAAATTATTGTATTCATGGTCACAGCCAAGGGTGAGGAATTTGACAAAGTTCTGGCTTTGGAACTGGGAGCAGATGACTATATCTGTAAACCATTTAGCATCAGAGAAATGCTGGCCAGAATTAAGGCGCACCTGCGCAGAGTGAGCACTGAAGTTAATAAAATTCAGACTAAACAAAATGTTGATGAAAAAGAAAATCTTTTGTATTTCGAAGGGCTTTCTATAAATATTAATAATCATGATGTGGTGTTGAATAATAATGAGCTGCATTTAACAAAAATTGAGTTTGATTTACTTTTGACCATGGCCCGTCAACCCAGAAGGGTATTTACCCGGGGACAGCTTTTGTATCAGGTGTGGGGACATGATTTTTACGGGGATGACCGGGTTGTAGATGTGCATATCCGCAGACTGAGGGCTAAACTGGAACAATTAACGGATAGAGAATATGTGCAGACTGTCAGGGGCATCGGTTACAGATTTAATGCTTAA
- a CDS encoding ATP-binding protein — protein MFFDKIKNNFIKYLSNLSFFQKLFLLFASFFVIFFIVSFFLIDNSIQHAYFSKDIDVLDKHIRYIESTLNQVNKETLNRYAKNFGIRITLIVEDGTVIYDTSQNPLLMENHGKRPEVVAAKNGKLGINVHKSRTLRRTMLYAARQNGSLTVRTSLPVDNIKQQVNYAILRLLLIYILATGVILLMVFKLTKTMTDPLNKLLKTIENFSLEENISYKQSAGKDEIAMLTTSFNDLIGQIKQNLGKLRQLENVRKEFIANVTHELKTPLTAITGFIETLEAGALHDPEYNRRFLQIIKDNVERLTLLVNDILSLAKIESGRVDDEKINLTEILKELMEDLDLRTNKRIEFYTSHKKMEVLANRESIYSAFQNYIDNALKFCPEGKITISLTKEDQQAFFSVQDHGPGIAKKYLPRLFERFYRPDKTRSRNTGGTGLGLAIVKNTVEKYGGIAGVESIVGKGSRFYFSLPLV, from the coding sequence ATGTTTTTTGATAAGATTAAAAATAATTTTATTAAATACTTAAGTAATTTAAGTTTTTTCCAAAAGCTTTTTTTACTATTCGCGTCTTTTTTTGTTATTTTTTTTATTGTTTCTTTTTTTCTGATAGATAATAGTATTCAGCACGCTTATTTTTCAAAGGATATAGATGTTTTAGATAAACATATCCGTTATATAGAATCTACATTGAACCAGGTAAATAAAGAGACCTTAAATCGATATGCCAAAAATTTTGGAATAAGGATAACACTTATTGTTGAAGATGGTACCGTAATTTATGACACTTCACAAAATCCCCTGTTAATGGAAAACCACGGTAAACGCCCTGAAGTTGTGGCTGCTAAAAATGGTAAACTGGGAATAAATGTACATAAAAGCCGGACATTGCGTAGGACAATGCTTTACGCAGCCAGGCAAAATGGCAGCTTGACGGTGCGCACTTCATTGCCGGTAGACAACATAAAACAGCAGGTAAATTATGCAATACTAAGGCTGCTTCTTATCTATATTCTGGCCACAGGTGTTATTCTTCTTATGGTATTTAAACTGACGAAAACCATGACTGACCCTTTAAACAAGCTGCTCAAAACCATTGAAAATTTTTCTCTGGAAGAAAATATAAGTTATAAACAATCAGCGGGAAAAGATGAAATAGCCATGTTAACAACTTCTTTTAATGATCTGATCGGACAAATAAAACAAAATTTGGGAAAATTGAGACAGTTAGAAAATGTGCGCAAAGAGTTTATAGCAAATGTAACACATGAATTAAAAACTCCATTGACTGCTATTACAGGATTTATAGAAACCCTAGAAGCAGGAGCTTTGCATGACCCTGAATATAATCGGCGATTTCTGCAGATTATCAAAGATAATGTAGAACGACTAACTTTGCTGGTTAATGACATTTTAAGTCTGGCTAAAATAGAAAGCGGGAGAGTTGATGATGAAAAGATAAATTTAACTGAAATTTTGAAAGAACTTATGGAAGATTTGGACCTTAGGACCAATAAGCGAATAGAATTTTATACAAGCCATAAAAAAATGGAAGTACTTGCTAACCGGGAATCTATATATTCAGCTTTCCAGAATTATATTGATAATGCTTTGAAATTTTGTCCTGAGGGTAAAATTACTATCAGTTTGACTAAAGAAGATCAACAGGCTTTTTTTTCGGTGCAGGACCATGGTCCGGGTATTGCTAAAAAGTATCTGCCCAGATTGTTTGAACGTTTCTATCGTCCGGATAAAACACGTTCCAGAAATACAGGAGGAACAGGTCTGGGCCTTGCTATTGTCAAAAATACTGTGGAAAAATATGGGGGTATAGCGGGGGTTGAGAGTATAGTTGGCAAGGGTTCCAGATTTTATTTCAGTTTACCGCTGGTGTGA
- a CDS encoding peptidylprolyl isomerase: MLEFMRTRAREIVMVTVLLFVVSLFSFGAFSFFNRNNKSGNKKENVKISKIAMVNGEPVDESRFYRQLNQFFSAVPADRRILLDPDVVDFYRYDALQKTISFMVMLDEAKKQGIRAFPQEINYRIDQIAKMYQLKNARELKKILIERKIPWNDFKKEQREEIMVAKFVNGISSRATVTDIDKKMAFTEVHARHILIKDEETTQNASNVSSDIKALKKAESIYEMVLANRDKFAEIAKKYSDDKLTADKGGDLGWISRGQMVQEFEKQLYKMKPGDIAGPIKTIFGYHIIQVLERKDKEIPAGVTEKDIENQILQEKQGEAVRRWLKPLVDSANIEIIDPALKAYEYRVKRDYPNALIQYQKILANEPQNLLMYIQIARMQEKIGHNDDAYNVLQRGIIWQKYNPQYQYPILYFSIIDFDSKNNKMGEARSYVDNVVKLFGSNLLIMETVSNNYMELISKNAREDLRRKIEELQIKEKEAKAAAAAGQQQQVPLMQDKPQQQQGPVIPKATGK, translated from the coding sequence GTGTTAGAATTTATGAGAACAAGAGCAAGAGAAATAGTAATGGTGACTGTTTTATTATTTGTTGTGTCTTTATTCAGTTTCGGTGCGTTTTCCTTTTTTAATAGAAATAATAAGTCCGGAAATAAAAAAGAAAATGTCAAAATATCTAAAATCGCCATGGTTAACGGCGAACCCGTGGATGAAAGCCGTTTTTATCGTCAGCTTAATCAATTTTTTTCGGCCGTTCCGGCAGACAGAAGGATACTCCTTGATCCGGATGTAGTCGACTTTTATCGCTATGATGCTTTGCAGAAAACAATTTCTTTTATGGTAATGCTCGATGAAGCTAAGAAGCAGGGGATAAGGGCTTTCCCTCAAGAAATAAATTACAGGATAGACCAGATTGCCAAAATGTATCAGTTGAAGAATGCAAGGGAATTGAAAAAGATCCTTATTGAAAGGAAAATACCGTGGAATGACTTTAAAAAGGAACAGCGTGAAGAAATAATGGTAGCTAAATTTGTTAATGGTATTTCTTCCAGAGCTACTGTAACCGATATAGACAAAAAGATGGCATTTACAGAAGTGCATGCCCGGCATATTTTGATAAAAGATGAAGAGACAACACAAAACGCAAGTAATGTCAGCTCCGACATAAAAGCTCTTAAAAAGGCCGAATCCATTTATGAAATGGTTCTGGCCAACAGAGATAAATTTGCTGAAATTGCCAAGAAATATTCGGACGACAAACTTACCGCTGATAAAGGTGGCGACCTTGGTTGGATAAGCCGGGGCCAGATGGTTCAGGAGTTTGAGAAGCAGTTATACAAAATGAAGCCCGGAGATATCGCCGGTCCTATAAAAACAATATTCGGATACCATATCATTCAGGTCCTGGAAAGGAAAGACAAGGAAATTCCTGCCGGAGTGACTGAAAAAGATATCGAAAACCAGATATTGCAAGAGAAACAGGGCGAGGCTGTACGCAGGTGGTTAAAACCGCTGGTTGACTCAGCTAATATAGAAATCATTGACCCTGCATTGAAAGCTTATGAGTACAGAGTAAAAAGAGATTATCCTAACGCTCTTATTCAATATCAGAAAATTCTGGCTAATGAACCTCAAAATTTGCTTATGTATATTCAGATAGCCCGTATGCAGGAAAAAATAGGGCATAACGATGATGCATATAATGTTTTACAAAGAGGGATTATCTGGCAGAAATATAATCCTCAATATCAATATCCTATTTTATATTTTTCTATTATCGATTTTGATAGTAAAAATAATAAGATGGGTGAAGCCAGGTCTTATGTGGATAATGTTGTTAAATTGTTCGGAAGCAACTTGCTTATCATGGAAACAGTTTCGAATAATTATATGGAGCTGATATCCAAGAACGCCAGAGAAGATTTACGTCGGAAAATAGAGGAATTGCAGATTAAAGAAAAAGAAGCTAAAGCTGCGGCAGCTGCCGGGCAGCAACAGCAGGTACCGTTGATGCAAGATAAACCGCAGCAGCAGCAAGGGCCTGTGATACCTAAAGCTACGGGTAAATAA
- the ftsX gene encoding permease-like cell division protein FtsX, giving the protein MNLRIIKFFFEESFISLRQNMLMAVISIMTIMVSLVMLASFILLFINLNTLFGGISNNLSVTIYLNKDITSSGISKVQEQITSIAGIKNYEFVSKESAWNKLKSKFQYQDDIVSLVLNNPLPDSFVLRLNSTEQIERIVRELRFIDGVQEVRYGREVVSKLRKIVQIFNYVGLSLVGFLLIVTLLITINTINLTILAKRNEVQIMKLVGATNSFIKWSFIIEGLIIGLLGSLAAVVAVDAIYSYISIKVQNAFPFMSVFLKNFNLVTLDIFLICLGLFIGIIGSFLSIKKLLKAILRRST; this is encoded by the coding sequence ATGAATCTTAGAATTATCAAGTTTTTCTTTGAAGAATCGTTTATTTCTCTGCGGCAAAATATGCTCATGGCTGTAATTTCTATAATGACTATAATGGTCTCGCTGGTAATGCTGGCGTCTTTTATCCTTTTATTTATTAATCTGAACACTTTATTCGGAGGTATCAGCAATAATTTAAGCGTGACTATTTATTTAAATAAAGACATCACTTCTTCAGGTATATCCAAGGTACAGGAACAGATTACATCAATAGCCGGGATAAAGAATTACGAATTTGTTTCCAAGGAATCAGCCTGGAATAAACTTAAAAGCAAGTTCCAATATCAGGACGATATTGTCAGCCTGGTGTTGAATAATCCTTTACCTGATTCATTTGTGCTGAGGTTGAATTCCACAGAACAGATAGAGCGTATAGTAAGAGAACTCAGGTTCATAGACGGTGTGCAGGAAGTACGTTATGGGAGGGAAGTAGTCAGCAAACTGAGAAAAATCGTGCAAATATTCAATTATGTGGGCCTTTCGCTGGTTGGTTTTTTACTTATTGTTACTTTGTTAATAACAATAAATACAATCAACCTGACTATTCTAGCCAAACGAAATGAAGTGCAGATTATGAAACTGGTCGGAGCTACTAATAGCTTCATTAAATGGTCATTTATTATCGAAGGCCTGATAATAGGTCTTCTTGGCTCGCTGGCAGCAGTTGTAGCTGTTGATGCTATATATAGCTATATAAGTATAAAAGTTCAGAACGCTTTTCCTTTCATGAGTGTGTTTCTGAAGAATTTTAATCTGGTAACATTGGATATATTTCTGATCTGTCTGGGATTATTTATTGGAATTATCGGCAGTTTTCTTTCCATAAAAAAATTATTAAAAGCTATTTTAAGACGATCAACATAA
- the ftsE gene encoding cell division ATP-binding protein FtsE, with protein MIRLRNVTKTYNKNFNALNRINLHICKDEFVFLVGPTGAGKTTLLKLVMRDELPDSGSVYIDKINTHDFNENQVAKLRKNIGVIFQDFKILYRTVYENLAFVLKIQGEKKKVVREKIESVISLVGLESKLHCYPHQLSGGEQQKACLARAIINKPTILLADEPTGNLDPDSSWELMQILKKINQAETTIVVATHDKTVVDLMRKRVVALHAGNIIRDEQLGSYHES; from the coding sequence GTGATAAGGTTACGCAACGTAACAAAGACCTATAATAAAAATTTTAATGCCTTAAACAGGATTAATCTGCATATTTGCAAGGATGAGTTTGTGTTCCTGGTTGGTCCTACCGGTGCGGGGAAAACCACATTATTAAAGCTTGTAATGCGTGATGAACTTCCAGACTCCGGCAGTGTTTACATAGACAAGATCAATACGCATGATTTTAATGAAAACCAGGTAGCAAAATTGCGTAAGAACATCGGGGTTATTTTTCAGGATTTTAAGATTTTATATCGGACTGTATATGAGAACCTGGCTTTTGTTTTAAAGATACAGGGTGAAAAAAAGAAAGTTGTCCGGGAAAAAATAGAAAGTGTTATCAGCCTGGTGGGGCTGGAGAGCAAACTGCATTGTTACCCCCATCAACTTTCCGGCGGCGAGCAACAAAAGGCTTGTCTGGCCAGAGCGATCATTAATAAACCTACAATTCTGCTGGCTGACGAACCGACGGGTAATCTTGACCCAGATTCTTCCTGGGAATTAATGCAGATACTCAAGAAGATTAATCAGGCTGAGACAACAATCGTTGTAGCCACACACGACAAGACGGTTGTAGACCTGATGAGAAAACGGGTTGTGGCTTTACATGCAGGTAATATTATCAGGGATGAACAATTAGGAAGTTATCATGAATCTTAG
- a CDS encoding transketolase family protein, whose translation MTELAGTRDYYGKTLVELGKENPDIVVLDADLSSSTRTGWFAKEFPDRFFNAGIAEQNCIGMAAGLSLMGKIVFASSFAMFISGRPWEQIRNSIAYPRLNVKIGATHAGITVGEDGATHQALEDISIMRAIPYMNVLVPADAIETAQMVRLAAKVNGPFYIRMSRSNTPLIFKGTDYQFELGKNKVLTEGKDVTIFVCGIMVSKALEAVEELKKEKIFASVVNVSCISPIDMDTIVKMAKKTGAAVTVEEHSILGGMGSAVAEILVKHHPVPVEMLGIEGVFGESGKPDDLLTKHNLNVNGIINKVKKVLARK comes from the coding sequence ATGACAGAATTAGCCGGCACACGTGATTATTATGGTAAAACCTTGGTGGAACTAGGTAAAGAGAATCCTGATATTGTTGTATTGGACGCTGATTTATCAAGCTCTACGCGTACAGGCTGGTTTGCTAAAGAATTCCCAGACAGGTTTTTTAACGCAGGTATTGCTGAGCAAAACTGTATCGGAATGGCTGCCGGTCTGTCACTTATGGGGAAGATTGTTTTTGCGAGTTCTTTTGCCATGTTTATCAGCGGTCGTCCCTGGGAACAAATCCGTAATTCTATTGCCTATCCCAGACTTAATGTGAAAATAGGTGCGACACACGCAGGTATAACAGTAGGAGAAGACGGAGCTACACATCAAGCACTGGAAGATATTTCTATAATGAGAGCAATCCCATACATGAATGTTTTGGTTCCTGCCGATGCCATAGAAACCGCGCAAATGGTACGTTTGGCAGCAAAAGTTAACGGCCCGTTTTATATCCGGATGAGTCGCAGTAACACCCCCCTTATTTTTAAAGGGACAGACTATCAGTTTGAATTAGGGAAAAATAAAGTTTTGACCGAAGGAAAAGATGTCACAATTTTTGTCTGCGGTATCATGGTATCAAAAGCTTTGGAAGCCGTAGAAGAACTGAAAAAAGAAAAGATTTTCGCCAGCGTGGTAAATGTTTCCTGTATCAGCCCTATCGATATGGACACTATTGTTAAAATGGCGAAAAAAACAGGAGCTGCAGTTACGGTTGAGGAACACTCGATTTTGGGTGGCATGGGTAGCGCAGTGGCTGAGATTCTGGTAAAACATCATCCCGTGCCTGTTGAAATGCTGGGAATAGAAGGAGTTTTCGGGGAAAGTGGTAAGCCGGACGATCTTCTTACCAAGCATAATCTTAATGTTAACGGTATTATTAATAAAGTAAAAAAGGTATTGGCCCGTAAGTGA
- a CDS encoding transketolase, producing MITKDEIHEILTKACIVRSHVLDMTCAAKSGHPGGSLSIAEIISTLYFYWLKLDPKNPKWEERDYFVLAKGHAAPAQYAAMAERGFFPLDYLKTLRQLGSKLQGHPDRRSLPGIEMTTGSLGQGLSVMVGMGLGLRLNKKKNRIYGVLGDGECQEGQVWEAAMAASHFKLDNLVIFVDKNQLQIDGSTKDIMNIDPLADKWASFGWQVFEVDGHNIMEIVSTLEKTEKIKGKPCVIIANTVKGKGVSFMENQLCFHGAPCTDEQLVKAKQEIKETRGKIG from the coding sequence ATGATAACAAAAGATGAGATTCATGAAATTCTGACTAAAGCCTGTATTGTTCGCAGCCATGTGCTGGATATGACATGCGCCGCAAAATCCGGACATCCGGGGGGCTCATTGTCCATTGCCGAAATAATTTCAACTTTATATTTTTACTGGTTGAAACTGGATCCCAAAAATCCTAAATGGGAAGAGAGGGATTATTTCGTTTTAGCCAAAGGGCATGCGGCTCCCGCACAATACGCCGCAATGGCCGAACGAGGCTTTTTTCCTTTGGATTATTTAAAAACACTGCGTCAGCTCGGCAGTAAGTTACAGGGCCACCCTGACAGACGCAGTTTGCCTGGAATAGAAATGACAACAGGATCACTTGGCCAGGGCCTTTCGGTAATGGTAGGTATGGGGTTGGGGTTAAGGTTAAATAAAAAAAAGAATAGAATTTATGGGGTATTAGGGGACGGTGAATGTCAGGAAGGTCAGGTCTGGGAAGCAGCAATGGCGGCTAGTCATTTTAAATTAGACAATCTGGTAATTTTTGTTGATAAGAATCAGCTGCAGATTGACGGTTCAACTAAAGATATTATGAATATTGATCCTTTGGCGGATAAATGGGCGTCTTTCGGCTGGCAGGTGTTTGAAGTTGACGGCCATAATATAATGGAAATTGTATCTACACTTGAAAAAACAGAAAAAATAAAGGGTAAGCCCTGTGTTATTATTGCCAATACGGTAAAGGGTAAAGGTGTTTCTTTTATGGAAAATCAACTCTGTTTTCATGGTGCTCCCTGTACTGATGAACAATTGGTTAAAGCCAAGCAGGAAATTAAGGAAACCAGGGGTAAAATCGGATGA
- the rseP gene encoding RIP metalloprotease RseP, with translation MITVIIALLLISVLILVHEGGHFFIARLFKVKVFEYSIGFGPVFLKKRFNDTQFSLRFFPFGGFVRLAGIDSSLPEEQYRPEESYERLNYWQKTLVLAAGSISNLIFGFLLLFLLLFFFGKMEGLSTRIEKVIANTPAQAMDLREGDKVLKVNSQAVSDGEQVVKLIRSSKGQPLEFIVQRNNGEIKFLLNPSYHEKDKIYFVGIKLQPMLINRYSLIFSLKEGVKEFNSISLMTLYGLEQFFTGHVSMDQVAGPLGIVSLTGEMVNYGVTFLFRFIVILSINLAILNLFPFPALDGGRILLLNIEKVLGKVVKPEIINRLNYIGALILLLFIIYVTYFDLRRIFIKPS, from the coding sequence ATGATTACAGTTATTATAGCTCTATTATTAATTTCGGTTTTAATTCTTGTCCATGAGGGCGGCCATTTTTTTATAGCCAGATTATTTAAGGTAAAGGTTTTTGAGTATTCTATCGGGTTCGGTCCTGTTTTCCTAAAAAAAAGATTTAATGATACTCAATTTTCCTTGCGCTTCTTTCCGTTCGGAGGATTTGTACGTCTGGCCGGAATTGATAGTAGCTTACCTGAAGAGCAATATAGACCGGAAGAAAGTTATGAACGTTTAAACTACTGGCAGAAAACTTTGGTTCTGGCTGCAGGTTCAATATCGAATCTGATTTTCGGTTTTTTATTGCTGTTTTTATTGCTGTTTTTTTTCGGCAAAATGGAAGGGCTTAGCACAAGAATAGAAAAAGTGATTGCCAATACCCCGGCTCAGGCTATGGACTTGCGGGAAGGTGATAAAGTTCTCAAAGTAAACAGTCAGGCTGTAAGTGATGGAGAGCAGGTGGTAAAACTTATCAGATCCTCAAAAGGTCAGCCGCTGGAATTTATTGTGCAGAGGAACAACGGTGAGATAAAATTTTTGCTTAATCCTTCTTATCACGAAAAGGATAAAATATACTTCGTGGGAATAAAATTACAACCGATGTTAATTAATCGATATTCTTTAATCTTTTCCTTAAAAGAAGGTGTAAAAGAGTTCAATTCCATCAGCCTGATGACGCTTTACGGCCTTGAACAGTTCTTTACCGGGCATGTAAGCATGGATCAGGTAGCCGGGCCTTTGGGAATTGTCAGTTTAACAGGAGAAATGGTAAACTATGGAGTGACCTTTTTATTCAGGTTCATTGTTATATTAAGCATTAATCTGGCGATTCTGAACCTGTTTCCTTTTCCGGCCCTGGATGGCGGCAGGATATTATTATTGAATATTGAAAAGGTTTTAGGAAAGGTTGTTAAGCCGGAGATTATTAACAGATTAAATTATATAGGCGCCTTGATTCTGCTTTTATTTATTATTTATGTGACCTATTTTGATCTGAGAAGAATATTTATAAAACCAAGTTAA